A segment of the Nostoc sp. TCL26-01 genome:
ATAGTTCAGAATTTGCCACTTTTGATTAATCCACAAATTCGCATTTATACGTCTACTGTTGATTCCCAGTGGGTGAAAATTGCGATCGCTGACAATGGAACTGGTATCCCCGAATCAATTCAAAAACAGATTTTCGACCCATTTTTTACCACCAAACCCGTTGGTAAGGGGACAGGTATGGGAATGGCTATCAGCTATCAAATCATCACCGAAAAACACAGTGGTAAATTCGAGTTTTCCTCAACGCCAACAGAAGGAACGGAGTTTGTCATCCAAATTCCTATCAAGCAAAATTCGTAATACCCTACGGGAAGGCTTGCGCCTACGTAATACTCGCCAAAGGCGAGAAGCAAGCTACGTAATTAATAAATCCAGATTGTGTATAGTTTTCCGAGTTTTAATCTGTTGCCAAGTTTTTGAGAATTGGTATTAGGACATAAACCGAACATAGTTAATACAACCCATACACCAAACAACTTTCAAGCCTATCCCCTATCCCCTGTCACCTGTCACCTATCCCCTATCCCCTATCCCCTCCTATAAGTTAGTACAAGTTTCGTAATATATTGGGTTTGCTACTTATTTTTTTTGCTGTCTATCTTGCGTATAGATGCAAATTGAATGCGACTGAATCACCAAACCCATGAGTCAAATAGTCTGGATCGCAAGACACGCCAACCGCCTCGACTTTGTTAATCCCGATTGGTTTCTCACCGCACAACGACGTTACGATCCACCCTTATCTGATGATGGGATCGTTCAAACAAAACAACTAGCACGACGTTTACAAGGAGAAAAAATTGCTCACATTTTTGCTTCTCCTTTCCTGCGAACCGTACAAACAGCTAATGCAGTCGCTGAGGTATTGGATTTGCCTATTAAACTAGAAACAGGTTTGAGTGAATGGTTGAACCCTGCTTGGATGACAGAAGAACCAGAAAGACTCTCTACCCCAGCCTTAAAAGAATTATTCCCCAGAATTGATACCAGTTATACAGCACAAATTGCTGCCAAATATCCCGAAACTCATGAACAAGTAAGAGCGCGTTCTGGACAAACAGCCAGATGCTTGGCAGCAGATTTCTTTCCAGATCATATTCTGTTAGTGGCACATGGCGCTTCTGTACTAGGGGCAGCAATGGGTTTAGTCGGAGAAATTGCCAAAACAGAAGTTAAAGCTTCTTTATGCTCCCTAGTCAAGGTAGTACGCCACAACCCCGAATGGTTGCTAGAACTAAAAGGAGATACTTCTCACTTAAGTGAAATAGAAGAAGTCATCAGATTTGCATAATATGAGTGCTGAGTGAGGGAGTGAGGGATTGAGGGAGTGAGAGAGTGCTGAGTGCTGAGTGAGTAATAATAACTAATGACCATTGACTAATGACCATTGACTAATGACCATTGACTAATGACTAATGACCATTGACCATTGACCATTGACCAATTACTCACTAATTTACCGAGAAATTATGACTTTGTTATTAGCAGGAGACATTGGCGGGACTAAGACTATTTTGCGATTGGTGGAAATATCTGATTCACAGGTATTACACACTATTTTTGAGGAGACGTACCATAGTGGGGATTTTCCTGATTTAGTCCCGATGGTACAGCAGTTTTTAGTCAAAGCTGATACACCAACGCCTCAGAAGGCTTGTTTTGCGATCGCTGGCCCGGTGGTGGATAATACAGCTAAGTTGACAAATTTAGCTTGGTTTTTGGATACTGAGCGTTTGGCGCAAGAATTGGGGATTCCTTTAATTTCCCTAATTAATGACTTTGCGGCGGTAGGATATGGCATCTTTGGTTTAAGCAAGAAAGACTTACTGACTTTGCAGGTTGGTAAACATAAACTAGAAGCACCGATTGCGATTATTGGCGCTGGTACTGGTTTAGGACAAGGATTGTTAATTAAACAAGGAAATCACTATCAAGTTTTTCCCTCGGAAGGTGGACA
Coding sequences within it:
- a CDS encoding histidine phosphatase family protein; the protein is MSQIVWIARHANRLDFVNPDWFLTAQRRYDPPLSDDGIVQTKQLARRLQGEKIAHIFASPFLRTVQTANAVAEVLDLPIKLETGLSEWLNPAWMTEEPERLSTPALKELFPRIDTSYTAQIAAKYPETHEQVRARSGQTARCLAADFFPDHILLVAHGASVLGAAMGLVGEIAKTEVKASLCSLVKVVRHNPEWLLELKGDTSHLSEIEEVIRFA